In Elaeis guineensis isolate ETL-2024a chromosome 1, EG11, whole genome shotgun sequence, a genomic segment contains:
- the LOC105038082 gene encoding vacuolar iron transporter homolog 1-like has product MSGASDGHLWTTSLMMGVRVVKDDAKVMIISSLAGLVAGARSMAIGEFVSVGDGVALATGFIRSNEVRLGVVEAVVRMTLVVLGCSRAALGHTLVGRSRVRLVVGCWVAITMTFGLIKLFVSDSL; this is encoded by the exons ATGAGCGGAGCCAGTGATGGGCATCTCTGGACTACTTCCTTGATGATGGGAGTTAGAGTAGTGAAAGATGATGCCAAGGTCATGATCATCTCAAGCTTGGCTGGTCTAGTGGCCGGTGCACGCAGTATGGCAATTGGAGAGTTTGTTTCCGT GGGTGATGGTGTTGCTTTGGCTACAGGGTTCATAAGAAGTAATGAAGTGAGGTTAGGGGTGGTGGAGGCTGTCGTGCGTATGACACTGGTGGTGCTTGGTTGCTCGAGGGCGGCACTTGGCCATACTCTGGTGGGGAGGTCTCGTGTGAGGTTGGTGGTGGGGTGTTGGGTGGCCATCACCATGACTTTTGGCCTAATAAAGCTCTTTGTCTCTGATAGTCTCTGA